A genomic region of Hydrogenovibrio crunogenus contains the following coding sequences:
- a CDS encoding DUF3820 family protein has product MNPENLKKLVTVTMPYGKYKGRIIADLPGNYLNWFAREGFPPGNLGQLLALMHELDHNGLKHLLDPLRK; this is encoded by the coding sequence ATGAATCCAGAGAACTTAAAGAAACTCGTGACAGTCACGATGCCTTACGGCAAATACAAGGGGCGAATTATTGCTGATTTGCCAGGCAATTACCTTAATTGGTTTGCGCGTGAGGGCTTTCCACCGGGTAATTTAGGGCAGTTATTGGCTCTAATGCACGAGTTAGATCACAATGGTTTAAAGCATCTTCTTGATCCGTTAAGAAAATAG
- a CDS encoding GNAT family N-acetyltransferase produces MPVEVEIAKTEKQFEAGSQLFRAYAKYLGLDLEFQGFSDELRSLSKMYGEPKGALLLAKLEGAYVGAVGLRELEPGIAEMKRMYVLSNCHGMGIGKALTKAFLCQAREMGYCSIRLDSIRALDKALQLYQWYGFKEIEPYRFNPHPEAVFMEYKIT; encoded by the coding sequence ATGCCTGTAGAGGTTGAAATAGCCAAAACAGAAAAACAGTTTGAAGCAGGCTCTCAGCTATTTCGAGCTTATGCAAAATATTTAGGTCTTGATCTTGAGTTTCAGGGATTTTCTGATGAACTGAGGTCACTATCGAAGATGTATGGTGAACCTAAAGGCGCTCTCTTGTTGGCAAAACTAGAAGGCGCTTATGTTGGCGCGGTTGGTCTTAGAGAGCTTGAACCGGGTATCGCTGAGATGAAACGAATGTATGTTTTATCAAACTGTCATGGTATGGGTATAGGCAAAGCACTGACAAAGGCGTTTTTATGTCAGGCAAGAGAAATGGGGTATTGTTCTATACGGTTAGACAGTATTAGAGCGCTTGATAAAGCGTTACAGTTGTATCAATGGTATGGCTTTAAGGAAATAGAGCCTTACCGATTTAATCCTCACCCCGAAGCTGTTTTTATGGAATATAAAATTACTTAA